The following coding sequences lie in one Ostrea edulis chromosome 8, xbOstEdul1.1, whole genome shotgun sequence genomic window:
- the LOC125662729 gene encoding uncharacterized protein LOC125662729 — translation MSTRPKSTQRVKSQTVTLNTTESDSSSKNTPHTNSQRRVRPKTVPAKTQSENVKSSHLSTEIKSRIGNGQYNPDRKPTRDRNNGVTTGTSTTKVFTKRVVNVNQKTAGAGPRASDVDTGGHTETEKRVVNGNQKTAGAGPRASDVDTGGHTETEKRVVNGNKKTAGAGPRASDVDTGGHTETEKLNVTGNQSSLSSQKTSSNEESEYSTKHGQSPDRSSYSSSNGSDKVKVNENHREENVEEHIIENVFDGRYFSCSVDSDVTTPWLVGLAYVRSGDVICLDLNNERIKRFDKNFKMVSSIEVPFDCSGMTITSPDEVAVTCLNEIHFYNVGKFGMNRTARYITVNGMAHGIAHDQNWFAVTCDITEPEASTIRVIDETGSEQYIIDPSIVSGLPLKFASFLTLDKSLDRIFISDSAPSRVVCINFRGEPLWDTSIPGGSRDIVSVNVDNILVCDQFSEKIRLLTKDGVLKSDVISAEDGLCNPDIVARRPGSNDVIVSYGGFGTVGLFSVQL, via the coding sequence ATGTCAACCAGACCCAAAAGCACGCAGAGGGTGAAATCACAGACCGTGACGTTAAACACGACTGAATCAGATTCATCATCCAAAAATACACCACACACGAATTCCCAGCGGCGTGTGCGCCCCAAAACAGTCCCTGCCAAAACACAAAGTGAAAATGTCAAGTCCAGTCACCTCTCCACCGAGATTAAAAGTCGAATCGGTAACGGACAGTACAATCCGGACAGGAAACCGACCAGAGACAGAAATAACGGTGTCACAACAGGAACAAGTACAACCAAGGTTTTCACGAAAAGAGTGGTGAATGTCAACCAGAAAACCGCGGGGGCGGGACCCAGAGCTAGCGACGTAGACACGGGAGGACATACTGAGACAGAGAAAAGAGTGGTGAATGGCAACCAGAAAACCGCGGGGGCGGGACCCAGAGCTAGCGACGTAGACACGGGAGGACATACTGAGACAGAGAAAAGAGTGGTGAATGGCAACAAGAAAACCGCGGGGGCGGGACCCAGAGCTAGCGACGTAGACACGGGAGGACATACTGAGACAGAGAAACTAAACGTCACCGGAAACCAATCCTCCTTAAGTTCCCAAAAAACATCCAGTAACGAGGAATCGGAATATTCTACGAAACACGGACAGTCTCCGGACCGTAGTTCATACTCCAGTAGCAACGGGTCagacaaggtcaaggtcaatgaAAACCACAGAGAAGAAAATGTCGAGGAACACATTATCGAAAACGTTTTTGATGGGCGATATTTTAGTTGTTCTGTGGATTCTGACGTCACCACTCCGTGGCTAGTTGGACTAGCTTACGTTAGAAGCGGTGACGTCATCTGTCTGGATTTAAATAACGAGCGCATTAAACGATTCGACAAGAATTTCAAGATGGTTTCGAGCATTGAGGTTCCATTTGATTGTTCTGGAATGACCATTACGTCACCGGATGAGGTAGCAGTCACGTGTCTGAACGAGATTCATTTCTACAACGTTGGAAAATTCGGAATGAATAGAACTGCAAGATACATCACAGTAAATGGAATGGCACATGGTATTGCACACGACCAAAACTGGTTCGCCGTGACGTGTGATATTACAGAACCGGAAGCGAGCACAATACGGGTTATTGATGAAACCGGAAGTGAACAATATATCATTGATCCATCAATAGTGTCCGGACTACCATTAAAGTTTGCATCATTTTTAACACTTGACAAATCACTCGATCGAATATTCATATCAGACTCTGCTCCGAGCAGGGTCGTCTGCATAAATTTCCGAGGAGAACCCTTATGGGATACTTCCATACCTGGTGGGTCACGTGATATTGTTTCTGTGAACGTCGACAATATCTTAGTGTGTGACCAGTTTAGTGAAAAAATCCGCCTGTTGACGAAAGATGGCGTTCTGAAATCGGACGTCATATCCGCAGAGGACGGACTTTGTAACCCGGATATCGTAGCTCGCAGACCAGGTTCTAATGACGTCATCGTATCTTATGGCGGTTTTGGGACTGTTGGGTTATTTTCCGTTCAACTGTAA
- the LOC125662129 gene encoding zinc finger protein Xfin-like, with amino-acid sequence MDTNQCQVCGNFFITLTSLNNHIETHSKKELYHCILGLRNTIAMLSRQPLPETTYQETVNVTATDLSQNHHSHNSPPEKSIANMAAPATSSSYEILTSAESSQPGLMHIKFSSIDSPVTNTPPNQILVNSEPHAVESSSETAQSAGTLGGTESGNAGPSEGDMLTCPICKKKLTSSYTLYRHMQSHYDKQADTCQVCGKEFVGKRSLVVHMRTHTGERPYKCTTCGKQFAQYGTLYRHRQIHNKGDTTTNLTPVPVPPESTPAEDPANQKHLQHSTANHKLVPNAASATAGPEDTQESPEIRPEKVPENRDLSEVARPPEKTTILSVPSTENMTQDPPDLGDGATYPPPPHASDTEAINNLLYQHVFGDQQQFLQGYLQNQLFAQTLARFPNWGSEFALMAGYPGYAGLDYKKPETDQNYDISALPNPQVEKTRTDPSTEQLQDTFSDNSVTSSKSERLESFSSLTESLLRRRNQSPVVTTVNSVVGPGISAAPTLSDPTNSGYPSSLGIHPPPPPSYETAVQQSLGSPALMNTPLMENDQSPSSSSMAVNMTLDLSCKVCAQKFQTSSELTKHMTQHNEKSFVWCQICHSKFTTPFSLRRHMKIHTGERDEVCGVCGKRFIDKPRLVVHMRTHTGEKPYACSICPKTFSRREVLKRHEKTHSSFRPMDSSTPKHAYDNTPPKVEIRKHEADHSQLDSGMYLSFDEDRGGVSTYLTSEQPEQATMVSEPEKHANNYMYTGDDIKSSTLPGNDITYHQEDIPIMPQQEEVAAEFSDTDNSSPKVIENQQETSTDVPSDSGSGKDGEMDRDSRTMNEINDMLMRNFTSKVDGAKPYQCDVCNRKYTMQSCLRRHMLVHTGLKPNRCQVCGKSFVEKQQLLVHFRIHTGERPHQCSVCGKRFTQYGTLHNHMQVHRKQQLSQALVGNKGEEGEVDFTIKQEPLEEGFPSQSEELVNGEAMSAEIDSAIEREQVMDVPIAKSPSVSEESRNIDMSGKMRPYSSVVEDGQEAQSVPGEMDGENSKEEETSEVEKVSTHGEEAETSESSEKTDGTVSKIDRPAYDFLYGYPTTSLMSLNLLANTSEVHQSLMEHMAQLQRTPEMHQSLLEYMAQLQRARMVGLTDYSTAFTRPPVSSTYTSSSDVGLNLTTSENHAKVLGLNCDMCDAKFSDQESLDSHVKTHTLKNGNDAMLSQASEAMSPTKNDKFHTCKTCGKSFSASFCLRRHEMIHSGNKPYKCEYCPKAFVEKQHLTCHVRIHTGEKPYSCSTCGKAFTQYGTLHKHLRTHNKNKPHKCQFCEKAYYERRQLTNHMLTHFENKGK; translated from the exons ATGGATACAAACCAGTGTCAGGTGTGTGGGAATTTTTTCATCACCCTCACTTCCCTCAATAATCACATAGAGACTCACAGCAAAAAGGAACTGTACCACTGCATTCTGGGACTGAGAAACACCATAGCAATGTTGTCAAGGCAACCATTGCCAGAGACAACGTACCAGGAGACAGTCAATGTCACGGCCACTGACCTCTCGCAGAACCACCATTCTCACAACAGCCCACCCGAAAAATCCATCGCCAACATGGCTGCCCCAGCAACCTCTTCTTCGTACGAAATCCTCACTAGTGCTGAAAGTTCACAACCAGGGCTGATGCATATCAAATTTTCTTCCATAGACAGCCCCGTTACAAATACACCACCAAACCAGATTCTCGTTAATTCGGAGCCACACGCCGTGGAATCTAGCTCAGAAACCGCCCAGAGTGCAGGGACCCTCGGTGGTACGGAGTCTGGGAACGCAGGTCCTAGTGAGGGGGATATGTTGACCTGTCCAATTTGTAAGAAAAAGTTGACTTCATcgtatacattgtatcgtcATATGCAGAGTCATTACGACAAGCAGGCAGACACGTGTCAAGTGTGCGGCAAGGAGTTTGTAG GCAAGAGGAGTTTGGTTGTTCACATGAGAACACACACAGGAGAACGTCCGTACAAGTGTACCACCTGCGGGAAACAGTTCGCTCAATACGGGACCCTGTATCGCCATCGTCAAATTCACAACAAGGGGGACACTACCACCAACCTCACCCCTGTGCCCGTCCCTCCAGAATCTACCCCAGCGGAGGACCCAGCCAATCAAAAACATCTACAACACAGCACGGCTAATCATAAACTTGTACCCAATGCGGCATCTGCAACAGCAGGTCCCGAAGATACGCAGGAATCTCCCGAGATCAGACCAGAAAAAGTCCCTGAAAACAGGGACCTCTCAGAAGTTGCGCGTCCGCCAGAGAAGACGACTATTCTTAGCGTGCCCAGTACGGAGAATATGACGCAGGACCCGCCGGATCTGGGTGACGGTGCCACGTACCCTCCCCCTCCTCACGCATCAGACACTGAGGCTATAAATAACCTACTGTACCAACACGTGTTCGGGGACCAGCAGCAGTTTTTACAGGGCTATCTACAAAACCAGCTGTTCGCGCAGACTCTGGCCAGGTTTCCTAACTGGGGATCCGAGTTCGCCCTCATGGCGGGGTACCCTGGTTACGCTGGTCTGGATTACAAAAAACCGGAGACGGATCAAAATTATGACATATCTGCACTTCCAAATCCGCAGGTGGAGAAAACTCGGACCGACCCTTCCACGGAACAACTGCAGGACACCTTCAGTGACAACTCTGTCACGTCGTCCAAATCGGAGCGTCTGGAGTCGTTTTCTAGTCTCACGGAGTCCCTGCTACGTAGGAGAAACCAAAGTCCGGTCGTGACGACTGTCAATTCAGTGGTAGGACCCGGAATATCGGCAGCCCCTACACTGTCTGACCCCACTAATTCAGGGTATCCGTCGTCCCTAGGCATTCACCCACCGCCTCCTCCGAGTTATGAGACCGCGGTGCAGCAGTCGCTGGGATCACCGGCCCTAATGAACACACCCCTGATGGAAAATGATCAAAGCCCGAGCTCTTCTTCAATGGCTGTTAACATGACCCTTGACCTGTCATGTAAAGTCTGTGCTCAAAAATTCCAAACCTCGTCAGAACTGACCAAGCACATGACACAGCATAACGAGAAGAGCTTTGTCTGGTGTCAGATTTGTCACAGTAAGTTTACAACGCCGTTCTCTCTGCGTCGTCACATGAAAATTCATACTGGAGAACGGGACGAGGTTTGTGGTGTGTGTGGGAAGAGGTTCATTGACAAACCCAGGCTCGTGGTGCACATGCGGACTCACACCGGAGAAAAGCCCTACGCATGCTCCATCTGTCCAAAAACATTTTCGCGGCGAGAAGTACTTAAGCGTCACGAGAAGACGCACTCTTCATTTAGACCCATGGACTCATCAACTCCCAAGCATGCTTACGACAACACGCCCCCGAAAGTGGAAATCAGAAAGCATGAAGCCGATCACTCGCAGCTGGATTCCGGGATGTATCTGTCGTTCGATGAAGACAGAGGGGGCGTGTCCACTTACCTGACCAGCGAACAGCCGGAACAAGCTACAATGGTGTCGGAACCGGAAAAACATGccaacaattacatgtacaccgGGGACGACATCAAATCGAGCACACTACCAGGAAATGACATCACATACCACCAGGAGGACATACCCATCATGCCACAGCAGGAGGAAGTCGCGGCGGAATTCAGCGACACTGATAATTCATCTCCCAAAGTTATAGAGAACCAACAGGAGACGTCGACGGACGTTCCCTCCGATTCCGGGAGTGGAAAAGATGGGGAAATGGACCGGGACTCCCGTACCATGAATGAGATCAACGACATGTTGATGAGGAATTTTACCAGTAAAGTCGATGGCGCCAAACCGTATCAGTGCGACGTGTGTAACAGGAAGTACACGATGCAGTCCTGTCTGCGGAGACACATGCTCGTACACACGGGACTGAAACCGAACCGATGTCAGGTGTGTGGGAAGTCCTTCGTGGAGAAACAACAGCTACTGGTTCACTTCAG AATTCACACTGGGGAACGACCTCATCAATGCTCCGTGTGTGGTAAACGCTTCACGCAGTACGGGACCCTTCACAACCACATGCAG GTGCATCGTAAGCAGCAGTTGAGTCAAGCTTTGGTGGGAAATAAAGGAGAGGAAGGAGAAGTGGACTTTACGATAAAGCAAGAGCCATTAGAGGAAGGTTTCCCGAGTCAGTCTGAGGAGTTAGTCAATGGTGAAGCCATGTCTGCTGAAATAGACAGTGCAATAGAGAGAGAGCAGGTGATGGATGTTCCGATCGCGAAGTCTCCGAGCGTGTCAGAAGAGAGCAGAAATATCGATATGTCTGGCAAGATGAGGCCATACTCCTCAGTGGTAGAGGACGGCCAAGAAGCACAGTCGGTTCCGGGGGAAATGGACGGAGAGAACTCGAAAGAGGAAGAGACTTCGGAAGTAGAGAAAGTCAGCACGCACGGAGAGGAAGCGGAAACTTCTGAAAGTAGTGAGAAGACGGACGGAACGGTATCCAAAATAGACAGACCTGCTTATGACTTCCTGTACGGATACCCGACCACCAGCCTCATGTCACTGAATCTGCTGGCCAACACGTCAGAAGTCCACCAGAGTTTGATGGAACACATGGCCCAGCTTCAGAGGACACCTGAGATGCACCAGAGCCTGCTGGAGTATATGGCTCAACTACAGCGAGCTCGAATGGTGGGTCTGACGGACTACAGCACGGCGTTTACGCGCCCGCCGGTTTCCTCGACATATACGTCGTCTAGTGATGTTGGTCTGAATCTGACGACGTCAGAAAACCACGCCAAAGTCCTGGGTTTGAACTGTGACATGTGTGATGCCAAATTCTCTGATCAGGAGTCACTTGATAGTCACGTAAAGACACATACACTGAAGAACGGAAACGACGCAATGCTGAGTCAGGCGTCGGAGGCCATGTCGCCAACTAAAAACGACAAGTTCCACACGTGTAAAACCTGCGGGAAAAGTTTCAGCGCTTCATTCTGTCTTCGGCGTCATGAGATGATTCACAGCGGCAATAAACCGTATAAATGTGAGTACTGTCCAAAAGCGTTTGTCGAGAAGCAGCACCTGACGTGCCACGTGCGTATTCACACGGGAGAGAAACCGTATTCGTGCAGCACATGCGGGAAAGCGTTCACACAGTATGGGACGCTGCACAAACACCTACGCACCCACAACAAGAACAAACCTCACAAGTGTCAGTTTTGTGAGAAGGCGTACTACGAGCGGCGCCAACTCACTAACCACATGTTGActcattttgaaaacaaagggaagtaa